In Papaver somniferum cultivar HN1 chromosome 1, ASM357369v1, whole genome shotgun sequence, a genomic segment contains:
- the LOC113301161 gene encoding peroxisome biogenesis protein 5-like, giving the protein MAMRELVTGGTSCPVPGSSSSSNPVAALAENLFGAASKTRDSVRELPGITRTGHPDASFYPGTDGQSALPGLEYDQQPGAQGSEFLHAYRADQAGFGGVWDEIQRPQLPPFAHPREIQGAPHLADFEQIYDHGASSQLQPTLDGPPQRVLSSFLHSFVGSSRAGIPFRPVSLPVLGLSEGDKQCIRDRSSIMARHFFADKSEDFINSQVNALLHSLEIDNDLRAKGHLPGRFQEFEEHWNESQGALRAGPSHPSDRWAAEYNQQIVSRGDPESWARSFEQQHGSNGWASEFEQEQPQLISTGQMQGANNSNLAAMEQTRMLAHTLAQNDDPKFQNSKFLQFVSKMSRGELIIDDNQVKPAETSASGDWADEYQQKHYGIHNSWADQYARDEHSYGADTWASEFATEQEKTGLVDDQWVNEFSKLHVQDWAEEFAQQVDEGAVGQNSADNWATAYDEYVNEQTAAKQRSDASRGVYVFSDMNPYVGHPNPLKEGQELFRKGLLSEAVLALEAEVLKNPENAEGWRLLGITHAENDDDQQAIASMMRAQEVDPANLEVLLALGVSHTNELEQAAAIRYLYRWLQHHPKYGHLASPEKSESLYYADVARLFNEAAQVSPEDSDVHIVLGVLYNLSREYDRAIESFQTALKLKPRDYSLWNKLGATQANSVQSADAILAYQQALDLKPNYVRAWANMGISFANQGLYEESIRYYVRALAMNPKADNAWQYLRISLSCASRNDMLDACDSRNIDFLQKEFPL; this is encoded by the exons ATGGCGATGAGAGAACTGGTTACAGGAGGAACATCCTGTCCTGTACCTGGATCGTCATCATCTTCAAATCCAGTTGCTGCTCTTGCTGAAAATCTCTTCGGTGCTGCTTCTAAAACACGT GATAGTGTTAGGGAGCTTCCTGGAATTACACGTACAGGTCATCCAGATGCCTCTTTCTACCCAGGGACTGATGGTCAGTCGGCACTTCCAGGGTTAGAGTATGATCAGCAACCCGGAGCTCAG GGCTCCGAGTTCCTTCATGCATATCGTGCAGATCAGGCAGGTTTTGGAGGTGTTTGGGATGAAATCCAACGTCCTCAACTTCCTCCTTTTGCACATCCAAGAGAAATTCAAGGAGCACCTCATCTTGCTGACTTTGAGCAGATTTATGACCATGGTGCAAGTTCTCAGCTTCAGCCCACTTTGGATG GACCTCCACAAAGAGTATTATCGAGTTTCCTGCACTCTTTTGTTGGAAGTAGCCGAGCTGGTATCCCTTTTCGTCCTGTCTCGCTTCCGGTTTTAGGTCTATCTGAAGGTGACAAACAGTGCATACGTGATCGTAGCAGCATAATGGCACGACACTTCTTTGCAGATAAAAGTGAAGATTTTATTAATTCACAG GTGAATGCACTGTTACATTCTCTAGAGATTGATAATGATCTTCGTGCAAAGGGACATTTGCCAGGAAGATTCCAAGAATTTGAAGAGCATTGGAATGAGTCTCAAGGTGCTCTAAGAGCTGGGCCCTCTCATCCTTCTGATAGATGGGCTGCTGAATATAACCAGCAGATTGTATCACGTGGTGATCCTGAATCTTGGGCTCGTTCATTTGAGCAGCAGCATGGCTCTAATGGTTGGGCTTCTGAATTTGAACAG gaACAGCCTCAGTTGATATCCACGGGTCAAATGCAAGGTGCAAATAATTCTAATTTAGCAGCAATGGAGCAGACCCGTATGCTGGCACATACATTAGCCCAAAATGATGACCCAAAATTTCAG AACTCGAAGTTCCTCCAGTTTGTGTCAAAAATGAGCCGTGGTGAGCTTAttattgatgataatcaagtgaaGCCAGCGGAAACTTCTGCTTCTGGTGATTGGGCAGATGAATATCAACAGAAACATTATGGTATTCATAACTCTTGGGCCGATCAGTATGCACGCGATGAG CATTCCTATGGGGCGGATACATGGGCATCTGAGTTTGCTACAGAACAGGAAAAAACTGGGTTGGTTGATGATCAGTGGGTCAATGAGTTCTCCAAGTTACATGTTCAAGACTGGGCAGAAGAATTTGCGCAGCAGGTCGATGAAGGAGCTGTGGGGCAGAATTCAGCTGACAACTGGGCAACTGCGTACGATGA ATACGTAAATGAGCAAACAGCTGCCAAACAACGGTCAGATGCTTCAAGGGGAGTTTACGTCTTCTCTGACATGAACCCTTATGTTGGTCATCCTAACCCTTTGAAAGAAGGGCAAGAGCTGTTCCGTAAAGGTCTTTTGAGTGAAGCCGTGCTTGCATTAGAGGCTGAAGTTCTGAAGAATCCCGAGAACGCCGAAGGTTGGAGGTTGCTTGGTATAACACATGCAGAAAACGATGATGATCAACAG GCTATTGCGTCCATGATGCGTGCGCAGGAGGTTGATCCGGCAaacctagaagttcttcttgctCTTGGCGTGAGTCATACCAATG AGTTGGAGCAGGCAGCAGCAATAAGATATTTATATAGATGGCTTCAACATCACCCTAAGTACGGCCATCTTGCCTCTCCAGAGAAGTCTGAATCTCTGTACTACGCGGAT GTTGCTAGATTATTCAATGAAGCTGCTCAGGTTTCACCTGAGGATTCTGATGTGCACATAGTTCTTGGTGTCCTCTACAACTTATCTAGAGAGTATGACAGGGCAATAGAATCCTTTCAGACAGCTTTGAAACTCAAACCACGTGATTATTCTCTCTGGAACAAACTTGGTGCAACTCAGGCTAACAGTGTTCAGAGTGCAGATGCAATATTAGCTTATCAGCAG GCCCTAGATTTGAAACCCAACTATGTTCGTGCATGGGCAAATATGGGCATCAGTTTTGCCAACCAG GGTCTGTATGAGGAATCAATCCGCTACTATGTGAGAGCACTTGCTATGAATCCTAAAGCAGATAATGCCTGGCAGTATTTGAGAATTTCCCTCAG CTGTGCATCCCGAAACGACATGCTTGATGCTTGTGACTCGCGGAACATAGATTTTCTCCAGAAGGAATTTCCTCTGTGA
- the LOC113301170 gene encoding putative 4-hydroxy-4-methyl-2-oxoglutarate aldolase 3 — translation MAALATAEVCDSNASLLHSGELRVLHPIFQIYGQGRAFSGPVVTVKVFEDNVLVRELLETRGEGRVLVIDGGGSMRCAILGGNLAQLAVNMGWAGIVVNGCVRDVDEINGCDIGVRALASHPLKSNKKGVGEKHIPVYIGGAFIREGEWLYADSDGVLVSKSELSI, via the coding sequence ATGGCCGCCTTAGCAACTGCTGAAGTTTGTGACTCAAATGCGTCACTTTTACACAGTGGTGAACTGCGTGTTCTCCACCCAATTTTCCAGATATATGGGCAAGGGCGTGCATTTTCAGGACCGGTAGTCACGGTTAAAGTGTTCGAGGACAATGTACTGGTACGGGAACTGCTTGAGACCCGGGGAGAAGGAAGGGTCCTAGTTATCGATGGTGGGGGAAGCATGCGTTGTGCCATTCTTGGAGGGAACTTGGCCCAATTAGCTGTGAACATGGGATGGGCAGGTATTGTAGTCAATGGCTGTGTTAGAGATGTCGATGAGATTAATGGATGTGATATCGGTGTTAGGGCGTTGGCATCTCATCCTTTGAAATCAAACAAAAAGGGTGTTGGTGAAAAGCATATACCTGTTTACATAGGAGGAGCTTTTATCCGTGAAGGGGAGTGGCTGTATGCAGATAGCGACGGGGTTCTTGTTTCGAAATCAGAGTTGTCAATCTGA